One part of the Mya arenaria isolate MELC-2E11 chromosome 3, ASM2691426v1 genome encodes these proteins:
- the LOC128228668 gene encoding uncharacterized protein LOC128228668, whose product MAGFSFTHQQTKKFMPPSKEWQDKTAKQLNIRMELRLEYGSPKYYNGDTAPKLTSEIRADGNCFFRALSVIITGVESNHMTVREQITQHVEKHSDIYRTFLQSRGGMDTYVRSMRRPREWATDTEIFAAATFLKTIIEVCSIIRTNNGREYQWQTFAPLNDDNPSLPKIYICHKDEHFEPILDIAEVAIDGSQSLRPRISEAEDQKSQRSYKDYDRFRGDHPPPAPPPDPSQRSPSNPFMTSSYRSSYRDPGQVQTQSRALGTNQRSHNNLHF is encoded by the coding sequence ATGGCGGGTTTCAGTTTCACTCACCAGCAGACGAAGAAGTTTATGCCGCCATCAAAGGAATGGCAGGACAAAACAGCCAAACAGCTTAATATACGTATGGAATTGCGCTTGGAGTATGGGAGCCCCAAGTATTATAATGGGGATACCGCACCAAAATTGACGTCTGAGATCCGAGCAGACGGCAACTGTTTCTTTCGCGCGCTGAGCGTCATCATTACTGGCGTGGAATCGAACCACATGACTGTCCGTGAGCAGATCACACAGCACGTGGAGAAACACTCGGACATCTATCGGACGTTTCTACAGAGTCGCGGTGGCATGGATACGTACGTTCGGAGCATGCGCCGGCCGAGGGAGTGGGCCACGGACACTGAAATATTCGCGGCCGCCACGTTTTTGAAGACAATTATTGAAGTATGTAGCATTATTAGGACGAATAATGGACGTGAGTACCAGTGGCAGACTTTCGCGCCACTCAATGACGATAACCCGTCCTTACCAAAGATCTACATATGTCACAAGGATGAACATTTTGAACCAATATTAGACATAGCAGAGGTTGCAATAGACGGGTCACAAAGTTTAAGACCAAGAATCTCCGAGGCGGAGGACCAGAAATCTCAGAGATCCTACAAGGACTATGACCGGTTTCGTGGGGACCATCCTCCTCCTGCCCCACCTCCGGACCCATCGCAGCGCAGCCCCTCTAACCCCTTCATGACCAGTTCTTACCGCAGCTCCTATCGGGACCCTGGACAAGTTCAGACTCAAAGCCGAGCACTCGGTACCAATCAAAGAAGTCACAATAATCTACACTTTTAA